In a genomic window of Glaciimonas sp. PCH181:
- a CDS encoding LysR substrate-binding domain-containing protein, translated as MEFRHLKYFIAVAQEKNFGRASVSLNISQPPLTRQIQQLEDEIGVQLFIRTPKGVELTPAGELLLQEGQNILSLIEQTTERTRRAGQGKLGRIDIGIFGSGTLDVIPKLLLRFRSTYPDVNVVLHTMTKSEQITAIRQRRITVGFNRLLEPYPDLGTELVVTEAIIVALNAQHPLAVEEAIPLQALRNEPMVMFPTGTRPNFMDKVVDLCRGEGFLPVVSQAVGDAVTGLALVASGFGISMVAESATSLQLPGVVYRPLKNAPHAVVDLSCVYRQDDQSPILKSFLEVVKIFSNENRSSKN; from the coding sequence ATGGAATTTCGCCATCTAAAATATTTTATTGCAGTTGCACAGGAAAAAAATTTTGGGCGGGCGTCAGTTTCACTCAACATTTCACAACCTCCTTTGACCCGTCAAATTCAGCAATTAGAGGATGAAATAGGTGTACAGCTTTTCATTCGAACACCTAAAGGTGTTGAGCTAACACCCGCAGGGGAATTGCTACTTCAGGAAGGCCAGAACATTCTCTCCCTAATAGAGCAAACAACTGAGCGAACACGCCGCGCAGGCCAAGGAAAACTCGGTCGTATAGACATTGGGATCTTCGGCTCGGGTACGCTAGACGTCATTCCAAAACTACTATTACGTTTTCGCAGCACCTACCCCGATGTCAATGTAGTGTTACATACGATGACAAAAAGTGAACAAATTACAGCGATCCGCCAGCGGCGTATCACGGTTGGTTTCAATCGCCTTCTGGAGCCTTATCCAGACCTAGGGACGGAACTTGTGGTGACAGAGGCGATTATAGTTGCGCTGAACGCGCAGCATCCATTGGCAGTAGAAGAAGCCATTCCCTTACAAGCACTCAGAAACGAGCCGATGGTCATGTTTCCAACGGGCACACGCCCCAACTTTATGGACAAAGTTGTAGATCTTTGTAGAGGTGAAGGTTTTCTTCCTGTGGTCTCGCAAGCTGTTGGCGATGCTGTCACTGGCCTCGCCTTAGTCGCAAGTGGTTTTGGGATTTCAATGGTAGCCGAGTCGGCTACCTCACTACAATTGCCCGGCGTTGTCTACCGGCCTTTAAAGAACGCGCCGCATGCCGTCGTCGATTTAAGTTGCGTTTATCGGCAGGATGATCAGTCCCCGATATTAAAATCGTTTCTGGAAGTCGTCAAAATATTTTCTAATGAAAACCGGTCCTCTAAGAATTAA
- a CDS encoding sigma-54-dependent Fis family transcriptional regulator: MDLIERLKLRSLLRFDPENGEIWLDEGRMLLLHTKAFGALRKELFDSLGVERARGLLVRMGFESGKKDAELVKKIVGNNSLEDIFLVGAEMHMLEGMVKAKLVNSEISLARGTFYGEFLWEYSWEAESQSQLFGIGKDHACWSQIGYASGYATAFMNRFVVFRETECKACGAANCRIVGKLAEDWNDPDYLRYFHPDNIVRELMELQEEVAQLRASLSNERTPGSLIGVSAGFRQAFDLLNKACPSAISVLLLGETGVGKERFARWLHDNGPRADKPFVAINCAAIPHDLIESELFGVTKGAYTGADQSRPGRFERAHGGTLFLDEIGEMSQAAQVKLLRVLQTGEVERLGDNQVCKVDVRLVAATNVNLQQAIADGRFRPDLYYRLATYPVLIPPLRERRADLPLLIDSLIEKHSLRYHKKVRGVTDRALLMLSKYPWPGNIRELENVIERGVLLVTAGGYIEIDHLFANIEEPLRKGEEIAGDGHLHEADDGSYGIGYEELLSEGFNLNTHEDRLLKFAVGKSGGNLTHAARMLGITRRQLSYRLSKRSETNALSWPD; encoded by the coding sequence ATGGACCTTATCGAGCGATTGAAATTGCGATCGCTGCTACGCTTTGATCCCGAAAATGGAGAAATTTGGCTTGATGAGGGCCGAATGTTGCTGCTTCATACCAAAGCGTTCGGTGCACTACGAAAGGAGTTGTTCGATTCGTTGGGGGTTGAACGAGCACGCGGGCTTTTGGTACGTATGGGATTTGAGTCTGGCAAAAAAGACGCCGAGCTCGTCAAAAAAATCGTTGGCAACAATTCGCTGGAAGATATTTTTTTGGTTGGTGCTGAAATGCACATGCTCGAGGGTATGGTAAAAGCCAAATTGGTCAATTCCGAAATCAGTCTTGCGCGAGGAACTTTTTATGGGGAATTCTTATGGGAGTATTCCTGGGAAGCTGAATCGCAGAGTCAGTTGTTCGGTATCGGCAAGGACCACGCGTGCTGGAGTCAGATAGGCTATGCCTCTGGTTATGCAACCGCCTTTATGAACCGGTTTGTTGTGTTCCGTGAAACGGAATGTAAAGCGTGTGGCGCAGCTAATTGCCGTATTGTGGGTAAGTTGGCCGAAGATTGGAACGACCCTGATTACTTACGTTACTTTCACCCAGACAATATTGTCAGGGAGTTGATGGAGTTACAGGAGGAAGTCGCGCAGTTGCGGGCCAGCTTATCGAACGAGCGCACTCCCGGTAGTTTGATCGGCGTATCGGCAGGATTTCGACAGGCTTTTGATCTTCTCAATAAAGCTTGCCCAAGCGCTATCAGCGTATTATTACTCGGCGAAACCGGGGTTGGAAAAGAGCGTTTCGCGCGTTGGCTGCACGACAATGGACCACGTGCCGACAAGCCGTTCGTGGCCATTAACTGCGCCGCTATTCCCCACGACCTGATCGAGTCCGAATTGTTTGGTGTGACCAAAGGTGCGTACACCGGCGCCGATCAATCACGGCCCGGCCGCTTTGAACGCGCGCACGGGGGAACCCTATTCCTTGACGAAATCGGGGAGATGAGTCAAGCGGCTCAAGTAAAGCTTCTGCGCGTATTGCAAACCGGAGAGGTGGAGCGATTAGGCGACAATCAGGTATGTAAAGTGGATGTCCGGCTTGTTGCGGCAACTAATGTCAATTTGCAACAGGCAATTGCAGATGGGCGTTTTCGCCCGGATCTCTATTACCGGCTTGCTACGTATCCGGTATTAATTCCACCGCTGCGAGAGCGGCGCGCGGATCTACCGCTATTGATTGATTCGTTGATTGAAAAACATAGTTTGCGTTACCACAAAAAAGTAAGAGGCGTAACGGACCGTGCACTGCTCATGCTGTCTAAATATCCATGGCCGGGCAATATTCGGGAACTCGAAAATGTCATTGAGCGGGGCGTACTTCTTGTCACGGCCGGTGGGTATATCGAGATCGATCATTTGTTCGCTAATATTGAAGAGCCACTGCGAAAAGGAGAGGAAATTGCCGGTGACGGCCACTTACATGAGGCGGACGACGGAAGTTATGGAATCGGTTATGAGGAACTGCTTAGCGAAGGTTTTAATCTCAATACGCATGAAGACCGGCTACTTAAATTTGCGGTAGGAAAATCCGGTGGCAATCTTACTCACGCTGCACGTATGCTCGGCATCACCCGGCGCCAACTCTCGTACAGATTATCCAAGCGCTCGGAAACCAACGCGCTCTCTTGGCCTGACTAG